In a single window of the Nitrospinaceae bacterium genome:
- a CDS encoding carboxymuconolactone decarboxylase family protein, whose product MSEDRVKKGIEIQGGSLGRDMPNMKVFRELSPMYAQSIEEWCWGTIWDQPVLDIKTRELIVIATSIGQDDVGEVAMHTRGALNRGASREEIIETIVQCAPYVGLPKTNHALLTAKEVFDQWEERDDWKAV is encoded by the coding sequence ATGAGTGAAGATCGCGTAAAAAAAGGAATAGAGATTCAAGGTGGAAGCCTGGGCCGGGATATGCCGAACATGAAAGTGTTCAGGGAGTTGTCTCCAATGTATGCTCAGAGTATTGAGGAGTGGTGTTGGGGCACAATCTGGGATCAGCCTGTCCTCGACATAAAAACGCGCGAACTCATCGTCATCGCCACATCCATTGGCCAAGATGATGTTGGCGAGGTGGCGATGCATACGCGGGGCGCCCTGAATCGCGGTGCATCCCGCGAGGAGATAATCGAAACAATCGTGCAGTGCGCTCCCTATGTCGGGCTTCCCAAGACGAATCATGCGCTCCTGACGGCCAAGGAGGTTTTCGATCAGTGGGAAGAGCGCGACGACTGGAAGGCCGTTTAA